Genomic DNA from Mycobacterium stomatepiae:
TTGACACTATGTCTTGGCAATGGATTTAGCGCTATCCGCCGGTTCGCTGGGCTTTTCGCCGGCATGCGGTGTGAGATACGTCCCAGCGCAAGCCATTACGCTCCATGTTCGCTCGCTACGATCGCCATCGCCAGGAAGTCCAGCCGCCACAGTTCCTGAAAAAGCTTGCGCGCGAAGTCCTCGGCGACGCTGCCGGGACCGCCGCCACCGCCCTGCGCGGCCTGGGCGGCGATCTCGCGGATGCTGCGACGGCCGTCCACCAGCCGCGCGAACGGCAGCTCGGCGGGGCGAAGCCGCACCCGATAACCGGGTCCCAGCAGATCGGCCTCAGACAACAGGCACGCGGTGCGTGACATCGGAACGTAGTCCAGCGCCCGGTCCGTCGTGAAATCGATCGTGTACTGCTCTTTCGGACGGTCGGGACGGCAGGCCATGAAGAAATGTGTCGCGTTCGAAGGTTGCAGCCGTTCCATCACCGACCACAGTTCGGCGTCGGGCAATTTCTCCAGGTGGCTTCCGAATTTGCTTGCCGGAGTGAATATTTCGTGGGGATAGTACGGCGCCTTGTGGAACCAGCCCTGAAATGTGAGCCCGGCCGAGGCGACCAGCTCAAGACACCCGTCGACCGTGTAGTTGCGCGCGCGACCGTGCAGAAAGGTATCGACGAGCGCGCCGTCGGTCTGCAGGTCGCGGGCCGCCGTCAAGTAACTCCGGACGGGATGGTCGGGTGGCAGCGCCGCGATAATGTCCTTGACCGCCTGCACCGATGCGTCGTCCTGGGCAAGCCCCAAGTCGCGGAAGACCGACTCGAGCAGTTCGACCCCGGCGCGGCCGTACTTGGCGTAGAGCATCACCCCCATCGCGCCGTCTCGGCGCAGCCGGCCCGCCAGTGCCGTCATGCCGGTCAACGGGTCGGCCATGTGGTGCAGAACGCCGGTGGACACGATGAGGTCGAAGTCGCCGTCCAGCGTCGATGCCTCTTCGATCGGAAGCAGGTGCAATTCCAGGTTGTCCAGGCCGTGCTTGTCCTTTAGGTACTGCTGATGGTCCAGCGCCGATTGGCTGACGTCGATCGCCACCACCTTGGCCGCCCGGTTGGTGAAGGCGAACACCGATGCCTGGTTGGCGCCGCATCCCGCGATCAGAATGTCGAGGTCGGGCCGGTAGTCCCGGTCGGGCCACAACACCCGGTGGGCGTAGAACGGGTCGAACCACTCCCAGTTGTTCTTCGCGTA
This window encodes:
- a CDS encoding class I SAM-dependent methyltransferase, with translation MNDDPRNDVVSRQYDRWQYPPPIDDLEAYAKNNWEWFDPFYAHRVLWPDRDYRPDLDILIAGCGANQASVFAFTNRAAKVVAIDVSQSALDHQQYLKDKHGLDNLELHLLPIEEASTLDGDFDLIVSTGVLHHMADPLTGMTALAGRLRRDGAMGVMLYAKYGRAGVELLESVFRDLGLAQDDASVQAVKDIIAALPPDHPVRSYLTAARDLQTDGALVDTFLHGRARNYTVDGCLELVASAGLTFQGWFHKAPYYPHEIFTPASKFGSHLEKLPDAELWSVMERLQPSNATHFFMACRPDRPKEQYTIDFTTDRALDYVPMSRTACLLSEADLLGPGYRVRLRPAELPFARLVDGRRSIREIAAQAAQGGGGGPGSVAEDFARKLFQELWRLDFLAMAIVASEHGA